The Ostrinia nubilalis chromosome 17, ilOstNubi1.1, whole genome shotgun sequence genome contains a region encoding:
- the LOC135080033 gene encoding TM2 domain-containing protein almondex, with product MPRILPLRITIRDCLVLVLLVIFNTIHITDMANNNIPNKENKVKDDSNDKMLSFSENEDYLKSCPSALDQKNVSLCSTLQYPCISCNRSIDCRYGGFSDYKCVVKPKVVCNGSKTFNRTAMCRFCYQTDKWEHRCDQKANCNSVASPLTYYMTNCTVSDDVICLGHRTFLKKIRCSWTAGTRWGTALILALTLGGFGADRFYLGHWQEGIGKLFSFGGLGVWTLVDALLIGIHHLGPADGSLYN from the exons atgcCGAGGATTTTACCGCTTAGAATTACCATTAGAGATTGTTTAGTTTtagttcttttagttatattcaaTACAATTCACATAACTGACATGG CGAATAATAATATTCCCAACAAAGAGAATAAAGTAAAGGATGATTCCAATGATAAGATGTTAAGCTTCAGCGAAAATGAGGATTATTTAAAAAGTTGTCCATCTGCTTTAGAccaaaaaaatgtttcattgtGTTCCACCTTACAATATCCTTGTATCTCCTGCAACCGAAGTATAGATTGTCGTTATGGTGGCTTTTCCGACTACAAATGTGTTGTAAAACCTAAAGTAGTGTGTAAT GGCAGTAAAACATTCAACAGAACAGCTATGTGTAGATTTTGCTATCAAACTGATAAGTGGGAACACAGGTGTGACCAGAAAGCAAATTGCAACTCAGTTGCTTCACCACTAACATATTACAT gacCAACTGCACAGTTTCAGATGATGTAATATGTTTAGGTCATAGAACATTTCTAAAGAAGATCAGGTGCTCTTGGACAGCTGGAACTAGATGGGGCACTGCATTAATTCTTGCCTTGACTCTAGGTGGCTTTGGTGCTGACCGTTTCTACCTAGGTCACTGGCAGGAAGGCATTGGAAAACTCTTTAGCTTTGGTGGACTGGGTGTATGGACTTTAGTGGATGCCTTACTCATTGGTATCCATCATTTAGGCCCTGCTGATGGTTCTTTGTATAATTAA
- the LOC135079722 gene encoding cyclin-Q, which produces MKDVIDVMALQSNRRERRLPDYRSAPGHSLATNFIFECGIKLGLQPATVATAAIFYHKFFKEADKNDYDCYVICTACLCAAGKSRDEPVRLRDAVNVAHNSINRGAGPLELGEEYWSWRGAVAQAELLVLRLLGFNLDAPSPHRYLLHYLRSLQEWFPSTQWRSAPVARTAMAFLQDFHHSPNVLDYRAPHIAVACLTLALHVLGVSVPLAATLDDDAAWYSVFTKDLQKEKNWEIMEKIMQVYSREPEPI; this is translated from the exons atgaaagaCGTGATAGATGTAATGGCTCTGCAGAGCAATCGACGCGAAAGACGTTTACCCGACTATCGTAGTGCACCTGGACACAGCTTGGCAACAAATTTCATTTTTGAATGTGGAATCAAACTTGGCTTGCAACCGGCCACAGTCGCCACTGCTGCTATATTTTATCACAAGTTCTTCAAAGAAGCTGATAAAAATGACTACGACTGTTACGTTATATGCACTGCTTGCCTCTGTGCTGCTGGAAAATCGAGAGACGAACCAGTAAGATTGCGAGACGCTGTCAATGTTGCCCATAACTCCATCAACCGTGGAGCTGGTCCATTGGAACTCGGTGAAGAGTATTGGTCTTGGCGAGGTGCTGTAGCTCAGGCGGAATTACTTGTGCTTAGATTATTGGGGTTCAACTTGGACGCTCCATCTCCGCATCGATACTTGTTACATTATCTTCGTTCCCTGCAAGAATGGTTCCCCTCTACTCAATGGCGGTCAGCCCCTGTTGCCCGTACAGCAATGGCGTTCTTGCAAGACTTCCATCATTCTCCTAATGTGTTGGATTACCGAGCACCACACATTGCTGTAGCTTGCTTGACCCTGGCCCTACATGTTTTGGGAGTTTCTGTTCCCTTAGCTGCCACATTAGACGATGATGCGGCCTGGTATTCA GTGTTCACCAAAGATTTGCAGAAAGAGAAGAATTGGGAAATAATGGAGAAGATTATGCAAGTTTATAGCAGAGAACCAGAACCAATATAA
- the LOC135080032 gene encoding X-ray repair cross-complementing protein 6: MDSDEENEEFQSWKGVPGVVVLINAYNPLNTESPTISHVATCQMMRQHLRLASNHYIGVCLYGTGDSETASFGLENVTEICPLNLPNLDDYKKLQSSNVSSYGQAKELKLSDALWHCSKMFTNCKKLLLSRTILMLTRLDSPPVESDHRATYMRVSDLVESNIEIKIINVATEDVASDNFYKNFISEANGGKEVAVPKPISDCKEIENMMFQQSCRHLTLARLSFEIGNGVAIGVGVYSLLKSTGYVKNVNLDRDTNAILTSATKTVKVFKEEKNSNGAPMDVDDAESEPKQLPVLRSELIHYQEYGGERIEISDKEKKMLSNPFGPPMMKLLGFKPIGVICKEKWFLKAGYFLYPNEGIIEGSTVAFKALHQACLEMKVVAICVLCTRVNSRPNIVALSPCSRPLGLNAEIGFDVIKIPFIESVRQIPVEDDEDNIDISEAHRRTMKDIVNTLKFDYKPEMFENPKLQSQYRAVEAIALAEEDSEPFVDTTKPDPAKFQELDEELFEEIFGPFGAVAKRPAARETTVGSKKAKFDGEIDEGLLQNRVSDKKVNLYTVEQLKNILRWKNNPNLPALTGLKKNDLVNLVYEYCS; encoded by the coding sequence ATGGACTCAGACGAAGAAAATGAAGAATTCCAGTCCTGGAAAGGAGTTCCAGGTGTGGTGGTGCTGATAAATGCCTACAACCCTTTGAACACGGAAAGCCCTACGATCAGTCATGTCGCGACTTGTCAGATGATGAGGCAGCATTTACGGCTCGCCAGTAACCATTACATTGGGGTTTGTCTCTATGGGACAGGTGACTCTGAGACGGCCAGCTTCGGCCTAGAAAATGTTACTGAGATTTGTCCTTTAAATTTGCCCAACTTGGATGATTATAAAAAACTTCAGAGCAGTAATGTTTCTTCATACGGCCAAGCAAAAGAATTAAAGTTGTCAGATGCGCTGTGGCATTGTAGCAAAATGTTTACCAACTGCAAAAAACTATTACTGTCACGCACTATACTAATGCTAACTAGATTGGATTCACCACCAGTTGAGTCGGACCACAGGGCCACTTATATGAGGGTGTCAGACCTAGTGGAGTCCAATattgaaatcaaaataataaatgttgcCACTGAAGATGTGGCTTCAGATAACTTTTATAAGAACTTTATTTCTGAAGCAAACGGTGGAAAAGAAGTGGCAGTGCCCAAACCTATTTCAGATTGTAAGGAGATCGAAAACATGATGTTTCAGCAATCCTGTAGACACTTGACACTTGCTCGTTTGAGTTTTGAAATTGGAAATGGAGTAGCAATTGGAGTTGGTGTATACAGTTTATTAAAGAGTACTGGTTACGTTAAAAATGTAAACTTGGATAGAGATACTAATGCTATTCTAACAAGTGCTACAAAAACAGTGAAAGTATTCAAAGAAGAGAAAAATTCAAATGGTGCACCAATGGACGTTGATGATGCTGAAAGTGAGCCAAAACAGCTTCCTGTGTTGAGATCAGAGTTGATACACTATCAGGAATATGGAGGGGAAAGGATTGAGATTTCAGACAAGGAAAAGAAAATGTTAAGCAATCCATTTGGTCCACCCATGATGAAATTACTTGGTTTCAAACCAATTGGAGTTATTTGTAAGGAGAAGTGGTTTTTGAAAGCTGGTTACTTTTTATATCCCAATGAAGGGATCATTGAAGGGTCCACTGTAGCATTTAAGGCCTTGCACCAAGCCTGTTTGGAAATGAAAGTTGTTGCTATCTGTGTCTTATGTACCAGAGTAAACTCCAGGCCAAATATTGTTGCTCTTTCACCATGCAGTCGCCCTCTAGGCTTGAATGCAGAGATTGGATTTGATGTCATCAAAATACCTTTCATCGAGAGTGTAAGACAAATTCCTGTTGAGGATGATGAAGATAATATTGACATTTCAGAAGCACACAGAAGAACTATGAAAGACATTGTGAACACTTTGAAATTTGATTACAAACCAGAAATGTTTGAAAATCCAAAACTTCAGTCTCAGTATAGAGCTGTAGAAGCAATAGCTTTAGCTGAAGAAGATAGTGAACCTTTTGTGGACACAACCAAACCTGATCCAGCAAAATTCCAAGAACTTGATGAGGAATTGTTTGAGGAAATATTTGGTCCATTTGGAGCAGTCGCTAAAAGGCCTGCAGCAAGGGAAACTACTGTAGGTAGTAAAAAAGCAAAATTTGATGGGGAAATTGATGAaggtttgttgcaaaatcgagTCAGTGATAAGAAAGTTAATTTGTATACTGTTGAACAGTTGAAGAACATTTTACGATGGAAGAACAATCCAAACCTGCCAGCTTTAACTGGCTTGAAGAAGAATGACTTGGTCAATTTAGTCTATGAATATTGTTCATAA